The Anolis carolinensis isolate JA03-04 chromosome 2, rAnoCar3.1.pri, whole genome shotgun sequence genome has a window encoding:
- the LOC134295931 gene encoding golgin subfamily A member 6-like protein 2: protein MESCAAGETSLKAVLEERYSASALRVLRAEAEGLRERLVSAAVRGRKRLRRRVTVGRTPLGECLRQLEQTRRQWEAKVRGEGTPPSEEAQVTLLNLLEKGLALVERVEALRERKSRRSPRRRKEKGGEGQEQDPGGGERSGDSAARDGAGTRHSQGEEGEEDPGEEEGHHGSHTHEGDGDSAGEPQDGHGDGEEDKGAARDGPGTKYRKEKEAEEDPGEEEGHHGSHTHEGDGDSAGEPQDGDGDGEEDKGAARDGPGTKYRKEKEAEEEPGEEEGHHGSHTHEGDGDSGGNNEGEHHDGDGDGEEDKGAARDGPGTKYRKEKEAEEKPGEEDGDHESHTHEGDGDSGGDSEHEPHDGDGDGEEDKGAASEGPGTQHSKGKDWQEGKASSVGLDALEVEEEEGPYQSPLQENKGKGDLEDNSDGDESDEDSSQETGDDDHHEVDGDGNSDEGKESRARHDAAREKGQHQGKNFAPEEICPKGGEGRALQPQRSQLEMGDPQPGGKGGNMDCGEGGQDHGKDGDGSKHSDGDHNVGKDDARWDALREEVNEATQHESDREGGGSHEGDGESGGSSGGEHHDGDEDQEGSFWEDSDEEEENGDRCDTLLKETNKLEREMEALQDPSQKTVDMWRKEAEDLRSEYHDICFDMATAVNKIVIELWSALWLNTLRAVTALRETLSQFSPVEAAALKVEFDSLKGFVDVAWSQDTLAKLSHLFTLVYALQGLPLPKKGLPHGDPLKEGGYIMLEIDAWRSVLLEQSWEKTDALQVKVDAVQGISPEQAGELKVKMGALQKHMDLLWKAPLKEMMALLAVAYEPCHIWSSRPTTKGNTIWKKACDLALSLKVHLKDVPQEERHLLWGEATSQEAILHDIPVEKLVVLEEKVNACIRKVADMLQNYLWKFLKYSSHRELDNCQEELDELQKDLDFLQRHPNLTYREIKMAALHRKRAALLRKMAARHKADASLEVDDGEM, encoded by the coding sequence ATGGAGAGTTGCGCGGCCGGAGAGACGAGCCTGAAGGCGGTGCTGGAGGAGCGCTACTCGGCCTCGGCGCTGCGTGTCCTGCGGGCGGAGGCGGAGGGGCTGCGGGAGAGGCTGGTCTCGGCGGCGGTGCGGGGCAGGAAGAGGCTCCGGAGGAGGGTGACGGTGGGGCGGACCCCGCTGGGAGAGTGCCTGAGGCAGCTGGAGCAGACCCGGCGCCAGTGGGAGGCCAAGGTCCGAGGAGAGGGCACTCCGCCGAGTGAGGAGGCCCAGGTGACGCTCCTGAACCTCCTGGAGAAGGGCCTGGCCCTGGTGGAGAGGGTGGAGGCCCTGCGGGagaggaagagcaggaggagcccgaggaggaggaaggagaagggcgGGGAAGGGCAGGAGCAGGACCCTGGAGGAGGGGAGCGCTCTGGAGACAGCGCAGCCAGGGATGGAGCTGGGACCAGGCACAGCCaaggagaagaaggggaggaagaccCCGGAGAGGAGGAAGGGCACCATGGGAGCCACACTCATGAAGGGGATGGAGACAGTGCGGGTGAGCCTCAGGATGGACACGGCGATGGAGAGGAAGACAAGGGTGCAGCCAGGGATGGACCTGGGACCAAAtacaggaaggaaaaggaagcagaGGAAGACCCTGGAGAGGAGGAAGGGCACCATGGGAGCCACACCCATGAAGGGGATGGAGACAGTGCGGGTGAGCCTCAGGATGGAGACGGCGATGGAGAGGAAGACAAGGGTGCAGCCAGGGATGGACCTGGGACCAAAtacaggaaggaaaaggaagcagaGGAAGAACCTGGAGAGGAGGAAGGGCACCATGGGAGCCACACCCATGAAGGGGATGGAGACAGCGGTGGGAACAATGAGGGTGAGCATCATGATGGAGACGGTGATGGAGAGGAAGACAAGGGTGCAGCCAGGGATGGACCTGGGACCAAAtacagaaaggaaaaggaagcagagGAAAAGCCTGGAGAGGAGGATGGGGACCATGAGAGCCACACTCATGAAGGGGATGGAGACAGCGGTGGGGACAGTGAGCATGAGCCTCATgatggagatggtgatggagaGGAAGACAAGGGTGCAGCCAGTGAGGGACCAGGTACCCAACACAGCAAGGGAAAGGACTGgcaggaaggaaaagcaagcagTGTCGGGCTGGATGCtttggaggtggaggaggaggaaggaccaTATCAGTCCCCACTTCAGGAAAACAAGGGAAAGGGTGACCTTGAGGACAACTCTGATGGAGATGAAAGTGATGAGGACAGCAGTCAGGAAACTGGAGATGATGACCACCATGAAGTCGATGGTGATGGCAACAGTGATGAGGGAAAAGAGAGCCGTGCCAGGCATGATGCAGCAAGAGAGAAAGGGCAACATCAGGGCAAGAACTTTGCTCCGGAGGAGATCTGCCCCAAGGGAGGAGAAGGCAGGGCCTTGCAACCACAGAGGAGCCAGCTGGAGATGGGAGACCCACAGCCAGGCGGCAAAGGAGGAAATATGGACTGTGGTGAAGGTGGTCAAGATCATGGTAAGGATGGAGATGGAAGCAAACACAGTGATGGTGACCACAATGTAGGGAAAGATGATGCCAGGTGGGATGCCCTGAGGGAAGAGGTGAACGAAGCCACCCAGCATGAGAGCGACAGAGAGGGAGGTGGCAGTCATGAAGGTGATGGAGAAAGTGGTGGGAGCAGTGGTGGTGAGCATCATGATGGAGATGAGGATCAGGAGGGCAGTTTCTGGGAGGACAGTGATGAAGAGGAAGAGAATGGTGACAGGTGTGATACTCTGTTGAAAGAGACGAACAAACTGGAGCGGGAGATGGAGGCACTGCAGGACCCCTCGCAAAAGACGGTGGACATGTGGAGGAAGGAGGCAGAAGATCTGAGGAGTGAGTACCATGACATCTGTTTTGACATGGCAACAGCTGTAAACAAGATAGTGATTGAGTTGTGGTCAGCCCTATGGCTTAATACATTGCGGGCAGTGACTGCCCTTCGGGAAACCTTGAGCCAATTTTCGCCAGTGGAGGCAGCTGCTTTGAAAGTGGAGTTTGATTCCTTAAAGGGCTTCGTGGATGTTGCCTGGAGCCAAGACACATTAGCGAAGCTGTCCCATCTTTTTACCTTAGTGTATGCTCTACAGGGCCTCCCTCTGCCGAAGAAGGGCCTTCCACATGGTGATCCACTGAAGGAAGGGGGTTACATCATGCTGGAAATAGATGCCTGGCGCTCTGTGCTACTGGAGCAGAGTTGGGAGAAGACAGATGCCCTGCAGGTGAAGGTGGACGCGGTGCAGGGTATCTCTCCGGAGCAGGCAGGTGAATTGAAGGTGAAGATGGGCGCTCTCCAGAAACACATGGATCTTCTGTGGAAAGCCCCCCTGAAGGAGATGATGGCCTTGCTGGCAGTGGCATATGAGCCATGCCATATATGGTCCTCACGCCCCACCACAAAAGGGAACACCATATGGAAGAAAGCATGTGATCTTGCACTTTCCCTGAAGGTTCACCTGAAGGATGTCCCACAGGAAGAACGGCATCTTCTGTGGGGGGAGGCGACTTCCCAGGAGGCCATCCTTCATGATATCCCAGTGGAGAAACTGGTGGTGCTGGAAGAGAAAGTGAATGCATGTATTAGGAAGGTGGCGGATATGTTGCAGAATTACCTATGGAAGTTCTTGAAGTATTCCTCTCATAGAGAGCTGGACAATTGTCAGGAAGAGCTGGATGAACTACAAAAAGATCTAGATTTCCTGCAGCGACATCCAAATTTGACATATCGGGAAATCAAGATGGCTGCCCTGCATAGGAAGAGGGCTGCCCTGCTTAGGAAGATGGCTGCCCGGCACAAGGCGGATGCCTCCCTTGAGGTGGATGATGGAGAGATGTAA